The following are encoded together in the Pararhizobium qamdonense genome:
- a CDS encoding aminotransferase family protein, with the protein MTIQANERPASHLFYVTRLRRPLVDRAEGIYFWTEDGRRFIDGSSGPMVSNIGHGNRHVIDAMKRQMEKTSFAYRLHFENEPAEELARRLAGKMPGDLDRIFFVSGGSEAVESAIKLARQWAVATSQPKRWKVICRFPSYHGGTMGALGVTGDLALTETFAPQIQPMPAIPAPTAYRDRDNLTMEQRGLRYADMLEEKILAEGPDSVVAFIMEPIGGAATAALVAPDSYFARIREICDKYGILLIHDEVMSGAARTGRYLGGDHWNCKPDIITLSKGIGSGYAALGAMVASSKLVKPVLDMGGFQHGYTYAGNPLACAAGLAVLEEMERLGVEANAAAMGDLLKSELEGLSRRFPFIAGVRGKGLLIGADLVADPVTFKSFPKSQATNQRLLDIAYEKGLILYSRRIRGDGYEADNLILAPPLIITAQEIGDMVSILGDSFEQLARELDLPVNG; encoded by the coding sequence ATGACCATCCAAGCCAATGAGCGGCCCGCATCCCATCTCTTCTACGTGACCCGCCTGCGCCGGCCGCTGGTCGATCGCGCCGAGGGCATTTATTTCTGGACTGAGGACGGCCGCCGCTTCATCGACGGCTCGAGCGGGCCGATGGTCAGCAATATCGGCCACGGCAACCGCCACGTCATCGATGCCATGAAGCGGCAGATGGAAAAGACGAGCTTTGCCTACCGCCTGCATTTCGAAAACGAGCCGGCCGAAGAGCTGGCCCGGCGGCTCGCTGGAAAGATGCCTGGCGATCTCGACCGGATCTTTTTCGTCTCCGGCGGTTCGGAAGCGGTGGAATCGGCAATCAAGCTGGCGCGGCAATGGGCAGTGGCAACCAGCCAGCCGAAGCGCTGGAAAGTGATCTGCCGGTTTCCGTCCTACCATGGCGGCACGATGGGGGCGCTCGGCGTGACCGGTGACCTGGCGCTGACTGAAACCTTTGCGCCGCAGATCCAGCCGATGCCGGCCATTCCGGCGCCGACAGCCTACCGCGACCGCGACAACCTGACGATGGAACAGCGCGGCCTGCGTTACGCCGACATGCTGGAGGAGAAAATCCTTGCCGAAGGGCCTGACAGCGTCGTCGCCTTCATCATGGAACCGATCGGCGGGGCGGCAACGGCAGCGCTTGTCGCACCCGATAGCTATTTCGCGCGCATCCGCGAAATCTGCGACAAATACGGTATCCTGCTGATCCATGACGAGGTGATGAGCGGCGCGGCGCGCACCGGCCGCTATCTCGGCGGCGACCACTGGAACTGCAAGCCTGACATCATCACTCTCTCGAAGGGCATCGGCTCCGGCTACGCCGCGCTTGGCGCCATGGTGGCCTCGTCGAAGCTGGTCAAGCCGGTGCTCGACATGGGCGGCTTCCAGCATGGCTATACCTATGCCGGCAATCCGCTGGCCTGCGCTGCCGGTCTGGCTGTGCTTGAAGAAATGGAACGGCTTGGCGTCGAAGCCAATGCGGCCGCGATGGGGGATCTGCTGAAATCCGAACTGGAGGGGCTTTCCAGGCGCTTCCCCTTTATAGCCGGCGTGCGCGGCAAGGGGCTGTTGATCGGCGCCGATCTCGTCGCCGATCCTGTGACCTTTAAATCCTTTCCCAAATCACAGGCGACCAACCAGCGGCTGCTCGATATCGCCTATGAAAAAGGCCTCATCCTCTATTCGCGCCGTATTCGCGGCGATGGCTACGAGGCCGACAATCTCATTTTGGCCCCGCCGCTGATCATCACGGCTCAGGAAATCGGCGATATGGTCTCGATCCTTGGCGATAGTTTCGAACAGCTG